The sequence ggaCCACGGACACCATGTCCTCTGTACTCAAGAAAAGGGGAAGGATTTGTATATTTCAGCAGCACAGTGCTAAACCACGTTTTGCATCTACTACATCAGCATGGCTTTGCAGTAGAAGAGTCTGGATGCTGAGCTGGCCTGCCTGCAGCCCATACGTCACACaaattgaaaatgtttgatgcatcatgaaacaaaagctCCAGCAAAGAGACATGACTGTTAAACAGCCAGAGCCCTACATCAGACACAAATGGGACATTCCCCTCTGAAAACTCTAGCAGGTGCTCTCCTCAGTTCATATAGATGTTTATAGacttgttaaaagaaaagggaatGCTTCACATTGGGAAACGTGGCCCTGGAGCAACTGTTTTCAGATGTTGccgccatcaaattcaaaacaaccttttcttttcgaaaaaagaaaaacagaagtacaatttcttagtttaggCCTTGTTTAATATGTTCATTTccgaataaaatgtgtttatgagaatcattgcattctgtttttatgtacattGTAAATTTTTCAGAATTTGGGttacattaatttatttgtttttctctatcAGCACAGTGGGAGCCTCTTCCCCCTGGCCATGCTTTCATTTTAGGAGATCCTGTGTATTTTATGGCTCAGGCAGGAACTCTATTGGCTGGAGAGAGGCTTTTTGTGGACTCTTGCTATGCTTCAAGCTCTAAAGATCCAAGTACCTTGCCCAAGGTCGACATTATTTCCAACTATGGGTGAGCATGAACACATACAGATTTGTTACAAATATTAGTTTGCCAtgtaacatttctttgttttggtcctTTGGTTGCAGCTGCATGACAGAAAGCAGAAGGGAGGGCAGCAGCTCTCAGTTCCTGTCAGGAGGGGGTAGTGTGGTAAAGTTCTCTCTGGATGCGTTTCTTCTCAAAGAAATCTCGCAAGTAAGTaattaatctgtgtgtgtgtgtgtgtgcatgcgtgtgttaTGAGCTAAGCAAGAGCAGGTAACTTCAGTAGCATACATGGATCAGCTACAATATTATGCTTCACTAAAGGATGAAGTTTAAGAACTACTGGACATTTAGGTACAGAGACAGCATTTTGTGGGATATTTTTGCCAGTGAGTGTACGTTTTGTCCTTGAATGtgagctaaaatgagccaaattATGTTTGCTAGTCAAAGAATCACTactttctgttgtaaagcactttggatcgccttgttgctgaaaagtgctatataaataaatctcacttcacttcactacagtttttcgttctttttttttttggttcctaGTTTGCACAACTAAATCTTATAAAAAGTGTACAAGCTCAAGATTGGGGAAAAAACCCACTGAGCTTAGGAGTGAAGGCTGGTCCATGCGGTGTTTATTCATCTTAGAAGAGCTGCATTAGCTGAAATGAACTTGCTTTCTAACCACAAGGGACCATTCAGTCATTATAACCATTTAAGTTAGTttgccttgtttgtttttgcactgctGGTACAATGGCTTTGCAGTTCTTTATAACTATGTTTTTAGCTCCTGGGACTATTTGTTCATCCTAAAATTACTactaactagaagcactcagagtgcaaacctaaaataaaattgtgcaatcttgatcaccaccaaaatccaatccattgttttttgtaacaaccctagcattttctgaaaatgtcatccaaatctgttcattagtttttatgtaatcttgctaacagacacacaaacaaacacaactgaacACGTAACCTCCTTGGCAAAGGTAACAAAGAAGAaggtaacctttgaccttttttaatttatacaaCATAACCTccaccaacaaaacaaaagaagctgaCAGTGCAGAACTATTCACCCCCTCAATAGAAGTCATAGTCAATATTTGTAGACCAAACTTTTGCAACCTTCTCTCATAAATTTGAGCATATGTATGCTAGCTATAtgtcagaaagaaaagttaGGTAATTTCCTACTCCTTCCCCCACTCCCCGTCAGCAGCGAGCTGAGGTCTGGACTAATCTCATAGCTGGAGCACAGTCCTATGGGGTGCATGAACAACTGGGCATAAGCTTTCAGTTTGGACGGCAAGTCTTCACAAGTTAGACACATTTAACCAgtggagtttttgtttgttcttcatgATCAAACTGCTCCAGCACTTTCAGGTTGTATGGTGCTGGTTGTGTCCAACAATCCTTAAATCAAACCAGACGTCTTCATTTGGACTGAGGTCTGATCTTTTAACTGgactccttaaaccagtggagtatttcttcagcagtgtgtttagggtcattgtcttgctggaaggtgaacctccatcCTAGTGTCAAATCTCTGGTAAATTccaacaggttttcttccagaatttctctttatTTGACTATGatattaaactgtattttgtctgtctgtaggTGCAGTACCTCTACTGTTCATTGTCAGTTGGTGTCTACACTTCACACATTGCAAAGTCCTGCAGCTACAACAAGGCAGTTGGAAGGTTAGTAACTACATGTgcatttacaggtgctggtcataaaattagaatatcatgaaaaagtagattgatttcagtaattccatttaaaaagtgaaacttgtatattatattcatacattacatacaaactcatatatttcaaatgtttatttNNNNNNNNNNNNNNNNNNNNNNNNNNNNNNNNNNNNNNNNNNNNNNNNNNNNNNNNNNNNNNNNNNNNNNNNNNNNNNNNNNNNNNNNNNNNNNNNNNNNNNNNNNNNNNNNNNNNNNNNNNNNNNNNNNNNNNNNNNNNNNNNNNNNNNNNNNNNNNNNNNNNNNNNNNNNNNNNNNNNNNNNNNNNNNNNNNNNNNNNNNNNNNNNNNNNNNNNNNNNNNNNNNNNNNNNNNNNNNNNNNNNNNNNNNNNNNNNNNNNNNNNNNNNNNNNNNNNNNNNNNNNNNNNNNNNNNNNNNNNNNNNNNNNNNNNNNNNNNNNNNNNNNNNNNNNNNNNNNNNNNNNNNNNNNNNNNNNNNNNNNNNNNNNNNNNNNNNNNNNNNNNNNNNNNNNNNNNNNNNNNNNNNNNNNNNNNNNNNNNNNNNNNNNNNNNNNNNNNNNNNNNNNNNNNNNNNNNNNNNNNNNNNNNNNNNNNNNNNNNNNNNNNNNNNNNNNNNNNNNNNNNNNNNNNNNNNNNNNNNNNNNNNNNNNNNNNNNNNNNNNNNNNNNNNNNNNNNNNNNNNNNNNNNNNNNNNNNNNNNNNNNNNNNNNNNNNNNNNNNNNNNNNNNNNNNNNNNNNNNNNNNNNNNNNNNNNNNNNNNNNNNNNNNNNNNNNNNNNNNNNNNNNNNNNNNNNNNNNNNNNNNNNNNNNNNNNNNNNNNNNNNNNNNNNNNNNNNNNNNNNNNNNNNNNNNNNNNNNNNNNNNNNNNNNNNNNNNNNNNNNNNNNNNNNNNNNNNNNNNNNNNNNNNNNNNNNNNNNNNNNNNNNNNNNNNNNNNNNNNNNNNNNNNNNNNNNNNNNNNNNNNNNNNNNNNNNNNNNNNNNNNNNNNNNNNNNNNNNNNNNNNNNNNNNNNNNNNNNNNNNNNNNNNNNNNNNNNNNNNNNNNNNNNNNNNNNNNNNNNNNNNNNNNNNNNNNNNNNNNNNNNNNNNNNNNNNNNNNNNNNNNNNNNNNNNNNNNNNNNNNNNNNNNNNNNNNNNNNNNNNNNNNNNNNNNNNNNNNNNNNNNNNNNNNNNNNNNNNNNNNNNNNNNNNNNNNNNNNNNNNNNNNNNNNNNNNNNNNNNNNNNNNNNNNNNNNNNNNNNNNNNNNNNNNNNNNNNNNNNNNNNNNNNNNNNNNNNNNNNNNNNNNNNNNNNNNNNNNNNNNNNNNNNNNNNNNNNNNNNNNNNNNNNNNNNNNNNNNNNNNNNNNNNNNNNNNNNNNNNNNNNNNNNNNNNNNNNNNNNNNNNNNNNNNNNNNNNNNNNNNNNNNNNNNNNNNNNNNNNNNcatcaaaattaaacgaaataaacatttgaaatatatgagtttgtatgtaatgtatgaatataatatacaagtttcactttttaaatggaattactgaaatcaatctactttttcatgatattctaattttatgaccagcacctgtatgtaaaCAGTACTGCAAAAAAAAGGTATGTCATCCaattattctttcattttttcccaAGGAGCCACAGTTCATCTTGTTAAGCCTCATAACTCAGAGTTATGAATCATTCCGACATAAAAAAGGCCCCTACATTCATGGTCTCAACCAGTGTTTTTGTCCAATAGAAAAtagcaaattttaaaatggagCCATTTGACACTTTGTTACTGTTAGTCTGTCACTGACACCATTTGTTCCCATGACTTTAGCTAGATAATTCCTAAAAAATACCTAAGAGTGCAGTTTGACAGACACTAATTGGTATTTTATTACTAGCTGAAGGATCATGCAGCTCTCACGTCCTGTTAGGtcttggaatttttttttctctccctctgtttcttaaagaaatTACTGAGGTAATGTTCATCAACTGGAGACAGTTTTTATACTTgagcttcttgttttattgtcaacttatcaatttttaataaacaatttttttaccgtttttttattttttcagtgtttttgtttaagcaCACTCTGCACAATGTGCTACCATGATCAGGTACAAGGACTGCACATACAATTTGTgaataaacagctttaaaaagactttcagaaagccttAAGAACAATTgctaaaaacactttaaaagattgCTAGAGGGTTTACctacttaagaaaaaaaaccaaagaaggtTTGAGTGTGCATGGAATAGTATGTGTCTGCAGGGATGtgataatatatttttattagcaCTTAAAGTTTGCACATCTGCCATGGTTACGAGTTGAAAGAGTTATCAGAACATCTGCATTCTCAGAGTCATTTCTGGATGAATATCTAGTCTTTGCCAGGGCTGTGCCTCCAGACCTCTGAGCCAAAGTCCCCTAAGAAACTGGGTGCTAATGAAGAGTTGCTATGTTGCATCAAGGGAATGATAGATAACCTACAAACTGAAATTATCACTAAGCTTGAGTTGACAATATCAGAGCTGGTTAATAAGGAACTGACAGCTGTTCAAAACAACTGGAAGAAAAAATTGCTTGGCAAAGTGGAACTGTTTCTGATCTTTTTAGAGTGCAGCTGACAAGCATAGCAACCAACTAATTAGCATGCAAGCTAATATGGTACAGCTCTCTGCAGTAGTAGACtctttgaggaagaaatgtgaaaacttGGAGTCATGCTCTAGGCAGAATAATATTTGACTTGTGGGCCTACTGGAGAGCTCAGAAGGTCTATATCCTACAAATGGCCAGAGTCTGTAGTTGCAGAAGTAGCTTTGGAGTTTGTCAACAAGAATTTAAGAAGATTTCAGATCTGGAGATGGTCCACCTTCAGGACATGTTGGCTCTCATCGTGTTGGTCTGTTTAGCTGCAGCTGAGATCAACACTACAAGCAAATAACATCAGCTGTGTGTTGGGTTTGTCTGTGGTCACAGCTCTGCATACAATACTTACTCAGCTGATTATGGTGGCTACctaaaacagttatttttcttttttgaactcCTAGTATTTGGCGTCCAcatagaaattaaaaatacacatgCCATTTAAGAGTTCAGGTCTTAGGAGGTTAAatgattttacttgtttttttcaacCTAAATGGACATCACTGACTGAATGTAGCATAATCAAACAATCTTTGGTGTGTGGCACCTTTTTCtagttaaaataatattttatcttATTATATGGGACAGCTTGTCTACACATTCCTTCACGTTGTTTTGTAGTATGATGAATCTACGAATGATaggttttgggtttgttttattgtgggGGAGAGGTAGCACATGTCATTGTTCTGATGCTTTTGCTAGGAGAAAAGGATGAGGGTTCTGTTGTTCTAAGGATAACTTTACAAAAGtatggatgttttctgcttttgttgctgtcataaatcagtcataatcactataaattggcctttAGGGCGgcggtggctcaggaggtaggggtttgtcctgtaatctgagggttgctggtttgagcccccgctccagctgtctcagccgttgtgtccttggataagacacttcacccaccttgcctactggtggtggtcagagggctcggtggcgccggtgtgatggcagcctcacttctgtcagcccgccccagggcagctgtggctacaatgtagcttaccaccatcagtgtgtgaatgtgtggatgaatgggtgaatgattgtagtgtaaagcgctttggggtccttggactagataaagcgctatataagtgcaagccatttaccatttacaaaaaatcttttttttaaagctgtgttaaagtgaaactaaatttctacagagtaatacctaTTAATTAAAAACGTGTCATGTCAAATAAGTGAGTGCATTAATATTCACCCCCTTAAAAGTAACTGTTCAAGTTCATTGAactacaagtcaggggatggatccAAACCCCTAaccatccccaggagttctgttagaTCCATCATGAAGAAGTGGAAGgtatatgggacatgtgtaaatctactaagagcaggccgtcctcacaaactgagtgacaaTACCAAGAAGAGTGTCTTAGTGGgagaggccaccaagacacctgtgagctctctgaaggagcttcaggcttcagcaggtcagatgggagAGAATGAGCTCCAACAACTGCTGCCTGGAGATCTttaccagtctgagctttatgggcaaacagaaaaccactgttaaataaaactcGGATTAAATCTTAACTGGAGTTTGTATAGATTGTTTAGAGACTTCTGTCAAGattcatgactgatttatgacagcaataataGCAGAAAACATCAATTACTGTTCTCCTGGCTaccgccaaacccagactcaatCATTTGATTCCAGgacagagaagtgtgattcgtcactccagaggacacgtctccactggtGGCACACTTTACACCACTGTATTCAatgctttgcattgcacttggtgatgtaaggcttggatgcagctgctcagccatagAAACCCACATTCAGTGTCATAGCAGCGTTTGACTGCAGAGAACAGCAGCCAACACGCCCAATTTATATTGTAACAGGATTAAGTGAACGGTGGTTGTttctaaatttgatgtggtagtaactaagtccttcacaacaaatactttgTGGCATtttgcagtattgcatgagattgtccataacattattttcaaggtttgaataaaacggctacaactttgtcatttctcaaaataaggttatcttagtttaaaattctgggaATAAAGTTGGCAGATGATAgacattccctcaaggaatgctaggcctataactaaaaccttgtttttatttttaaaaagatgttaacctgacctgaccacagatgaggaaaaaagtaggtttttgtgtgtgtgtgtgtgttttaaacactttgtcagtatatatcagtccctccaggatgttgcaggcattttttgtgattgttgtgggctaaaatgcctgatttcgcggggcattttcctacaAGTTGCGATGAGaagttgcaattttttctttattaaaatcaatttttaaaaaaataacttttaatatataaaccaaaaatcctttctagttttgtaagataattaccaacaaacattgacattctcaaaaggtgctttatttgagaactttgatagcttctaaactgacattcatgaccatttctggattgtccctggtctgcagctctcctcacgttttgcagacacaaagtgtttgtcgatgcgtttatgttccattattacactgcaggacgtgcaaaacagctgcagctggggaggaaactggtttgcgaccgcagaaacggtggcgaatcactttagaaacaataaatagtgggttaaagttgctgttttggacaaagttgcaaaaagttgcgattttgcggggtttgcttgattttgcattaatagttgcgatcgcaacattgcaaaatcctggagggtctgatatatTTGGGATCATAATTAAATTCAACTAAGACTTTCtttcaataatttttttcctAGCATGACAGCATGCATGTTTCACTGGTCCTTGGGTCCTGATTACTTTGTCTGAATAATGAAGCAAACGGTTTGTATTAATGAACAGAACTGCTTTATGTTGTGTTTAGGTGGGAGGAGTTGGAGGCTTCACCCTTACTGTGTTCCTGCTGTAACTCTGTGTGCACTGACACTGGGACTGGGACTGGTGAGTTCGGAGCATGTGATCAGATTATATGAATAAAATTATACCTCAATATGTTGTATGGATATTAATTTTACAGTATTCAGTTGTAACAGAATTTGGTCAATGTAGCTGGTAAATATTTTAGGAATTAGTAAGTATGTTAATGTATGCATGCAATGAGAAATTAATACCATGCCAGTTTGTGGAACTTTTCTCAtagttgtaatttatttttcagatttgaagACTAGAGTCAGAAGTTCAGGCTGGCTTGTTGAACCAAAAAGGCACCAGGAACCAGAGATGGGAGTGAGGTCTTTTCAAACAGAAGATGACGGAGACCCAGTGGATCAAGATAAGAGTGGGAAAGACAACATGGATGTCCAGAAAGATGTCCAAACTGGCGAAAATAAAGGAGAAATTCTTAGTGACAAAATAGGATGGACGTCTGTGAAGGTCAATCATCAGGAAAAGATGGATAAAGGAAAAGAAACGGAGGAGGTTGTGGTAAAAATGAGCAGTGAGCTGCAAACACTACTGACACATGACTTGtcagatgaaaataaatcacatgGTAATGAAACCAGTCAGATCTGGGAGAAGGTGCCATATCGTAGAAATAATGTTGTGGTTGTTTCATCCGATGGCAACAGAAGAATGGTCACTTCCTTAGATGCCTCTGGTAACAACACTAACAAAAGCAATCACAGATTTGGTATTAATCAGAGCTCTAGTCATTTTATTCCCACCAATACACTTTCTCCCAACAATCACAGTATTAGCTGTACTCCTGTTAGTGGTGCcagtcaaagtaaaaacaatggTTCCAGTAATGAACTTGGAACCATGTACAGGAAGCTAAATTCCTATAATATTCAACATTCTGATGCAAAAGATTCATGGACAGATTTGACCTCTAACACTTCTGCTCTTCCTGACTTCAGATTGTCAAAGGGTAGACCTGGATTGGATAAGGTGAGCGCTGTCTTAAGGTTGAAAGAAATCCTGTGTTAATAAACCAATTCTAGCACCTGATTCTGCGACAGTAAATCAGATGAAAATGATGACCTACAGATCAGAGAGTTTGAATCAGAGATTTGTTCAACCACCTGGTTTCAGATGATTAGGGTGAGTCAGATTTAGATTCTGGAACTGTAGGTGAAACACTTCATCGGAGTGTGTTTGCTGTAGAAATTAATGCAAATGAAGCATAGTGTTAGCACTTTTTCAGTTGGTTCAGAGCAGCTGTATGAACACTACCCCATTCATTCCACAGTGGGAACTCGCCACCTCTACAAGGCTCTGAAAGCAACCGTTTGGTTAACAGGCAATAATAGCCTGGTGCCGGATTGGGTTCTGTAGCATTTGGTTTTTCTTGTGAAGCAGCCAACTCAGGTTGTACAGGATAAGAataaaccataacttttaagtTTCACTAATCTCTTTCcccttgatttttgtttcagaaatgtaGACCAGTAAAGCAGTTTGCATGGGACATGTATTGTTACTGAAAAACAGAACTATGGTAGCCTTTCAAAGAACTTTGATGGAACTAGAGCAAAACTTGTATCAGAAAGCTTTTTTGTTGGCTGTGCGcatgaagaaatattttaataaatgtcaaaTTGATCTTTACCCGTGTTTGACATGTTTCTATCAGTAATACCTGCAGTCCTTTGTAACTTTGACCAAaagtcatttatatttatttatattcatccTGTTTAAAGGGGGGAAAAGGTACATCAGAAAGGAAAATTCTGATGTATTATAGTTTAACATTGTTTGGTATGTCCTATTTCAATTTAGCCTAATTTTAAGTTATTTCTTGATTTCCTGGTTTATATTTTTCAGTGCAAAGAACAGAAAGCCTTAGACAACtgttaaataaatcatataCATTTTACGATTTATGATATGTacaaaacagagatttttaaaatattctgtgaAAGAACCAGGTATAAAGTTGTTTAATGATGGACACAGTTAACACAGTGAGACTGGCACATTGGTGACCTCTGTTGTGGGACTGAGAGGGAAAATGGTTTGGGCTCAAACATAAATTTGGTGCGATGTATCATTCAGGATCTCATGGGCTCATGGAATAAGGtaacaaaatactgaaaaaggATTGGCTAAAGTTTTCACagactaaattaaaatgaactgaagttTATTCATAGTATTATTAAATTTGAGATCCACTTCAAATGCTACTTTGATTCTGAGTCCACATGAAGGTTTACTAGTAAGAAAAATGCATTGTACTTCACTTTTTCttattgtgtattttgaatcttttatttattggcaTTATTGTTTATTACTTTTGAAGCTCCTGGGAACAACAGGTTCCTATTATCTGGGATGCTAGTTACTGTAAAGGATGGGAATGTTAGTTTTAATGGCCATGCGcatgcaaacacaacagaaaactggACTAAGGTCATAATACTGTACAGACAACCACCTCAGACTGGACTGACCCCACTGGAAGGCTCTCTCCACAAACATGTGTGACAGTAAAATAATAGCCTGTTGTTATAACCTCTTCAAAGCTTTGTTTCAGGTACAGTGTGACAGCTGCCCTCCCCCACCAGCTAAAGGGCTGCTTCATCCTCTGAAACCAGGAAACAGGGTCCTGGAATCCAGGTGCTGCAAGGGCCGTTCCAGGACAACCCAAACAGCTGTAACAGTCGCTGAAAGGGGCGACTTGGATCCACGCCAGCCATTGGACACCACATCATCAGCTGATGTCTCAACCACAGGGCGGAATAATCCCTGAGATCAGCTTCCTGTGTGAAGTAGTCTACCCTCCACAAGGCAAAGATGagtttcctgtttctcctcctcatcatcatctggACAACTCGCCAGCAGAAGATACACAACATTTCTCATCACTCTCCTGAAGAAAGCAGCGCTGATGGATCATCTGACCCGGAGAGTCACCAACAACAGCTGTGTAGCATGTTTACTGATAACATGACTTCCATACATACTGAGCTCCAGAAGCTCCTGAccccaggaggaggagagctccTTGGGCCTGGTTCACTTCTGGGGGGCTTCAAGCAACACTTATACATTTGGctatgattttattgtttttctttgttatcaTTAGTGTTATACTCTGCTGTGTCATTCCTCTGGTGCAAATGCTGGTGGCTTTGTTATTCACTCTCCTCCTCATCGATCCAGCTGAGCTTGACCCTGAtcaagaggagggggaggattTGGGGGAGGATTTAGATTTGTatgtgtaattattttattttatttattttagttcattttcccttttttagtcttttaatttttttatggtGATTAAAACGACATACTATACAAATGATACTACATTTGACCCCCTTGTGAACTGTGGAAGAACACAGAGCATTCAGGTGACTGTGATTTAGTTTTGAATACCTTTCATCTTTATAGGGCCTTAGGGTGCAGGGGGCCAGAAAGTCTATTGTTACCTCCTcttgatcagtttattttaacccTTCTGTTCCCCCCTGACCAGTGGTGTCACTAGGCCTCTTTTAGgcctctaaaatgttttcaagcccccctaaataattttggtgtcaaaatttttttttttttttttttttttttttttttttttttttacaaaaaattcaatataatgtggccagaatatgagtctaaataaataaccatatattatttcattattaactcaaatatatgatcataaatatgtcagttttctttttctttacagtgtaaggtagagatcctctttggtgcgtcgttatcaaatccattccacttgttcatatagagtactccctcaccacatgacatccagtccatgttttccctacaaacttTGTTATCCGATCCATTCCACTNNNNNNNNNNNNNNNNNNNNNNNNNNNNNNNNNNNNNNNNNNNNNNNNNNNNNNNNNNNNNNNNNNNNNNNNNNNNNNNNNNNNNNNNNNNNNNNNNNNNNNNNNNNNNNNNNNNNNNNNNNNNNNNNNNNNNNNNNNNNNNNNNNNNNNNNNNNNNNNNNNNNNNNNNNNNNNNNNNNNNNNNNNNNNNNNNNNNNNNNNNNNNNNNNNNNNNNNNNNNNNNNNNNNNNNNNNNNNNNNNNNNNNNNNNNNNNNNNNNNNNNNNNNNNNNNNNNNNNNNNNNNNNNNNNNNNNNNNNNNNNNNNNNNNNNNNNNNNNNNNNNNNNNNNNNNNNNNNNNNNNNNNNNNNNNNNNNNNNNNNNNNNNNNNNNNNNNNNNNNNNNNNNNNNNNNNNNNNNNNNNNNNNNNNNNNNNNNNNNNNNNNNNNNNNNNNNNNNNNNNNNNNNNNNNNNNNNNNNNNNNNNNNNNNNNNNNNNNNNNNNNNNNNNNNNNNNNNNNNNNNNNNNNNNNNNNNNNNNNNNNNNNNNNNNNNNNNNNNNNNNNNNNNNNNNNNNNNNNNNNNNNNNNNNNNNNNNNNNNNNNNNNNNNNNNNNNNNNNNNNNNNNNNNNNNNNNNNNNNNNNNNNNNNNNNNNNNNNNNNNNNNNNNNNNNNNNNNNNNNNNNNNNNNNNNNNNNNNNNNNNNNNNNNNNNNNNNNNNNNNNNNNNNNNNNNNNNtaactgagagattttatataatatataaagtcacagttagacttcataactgggtatacaccagcaccaaacattatagtgtacattagctggcatttaatacagtatagtaatattcaattcacaaaataataaaaaaataatatgttcatttttcttgttaaaactgtaaacatatttcctgtttgttgattctctgaataaaaatataattggttgttaaaacgtttacaca is a genomic window of Kryptolebias marmoratus isolate JLee-2015 linkage group LG16, ASM164957v2, whole genome shotgun sequence containing:
- the zp3d.1 gene encoding zona pellucida glycoprotein 3d tandem duplicate 1; the protein is MLVFWLVWVWFHATLGGPVSRPPAEDGAHGSSFHRLPVFLHAPRPLVPQDMLLPVRYSGPVPAGLTALLIPPTRPQESGPGRGARAVEAACGADTVSVRVDRLLLRAWTDPARFRLGSCGANTVTSRFLYFQSALMECGGKLQVAGGELVYTYLLSYTPPPQGYVIRVYPISIPIHCRYNRFHYSYKVGYRPQVQHTTFLKTMKSKLTFSLTVCNAQWEPLPPGHAFILGDPVYFMAQAGTLLAGERLFVDSCYASSSKDPSTLPKVDIISNYGCMTESRREGSSSQFLSGGGSVVKFSLDAFLLKEISQVQYLYCSLSVGVYTSHIAKSCSYNKAVGRWEELEASPLLCSCCNSVCTDTGTGTDLKTRVRSSGWLVEPKRHQEPEMGVRSFQTEDDGDPVDQDKSGKDNMDVQKDVQTGENKGEILSDKIGWTSVKVNHQEKMDKGKETEEVVVKMSSELQTLLTHDLSDENKSHGNETSQIWEKVPYRRNNVVVVSSDGNRRMVTSLDASGNNTNKSNHRFGINQSSSHFIPTNTLSPNNHSISCTPVSGASQSKNNGSSNELGTMYRKLNSYNIQHSDAKDSWTDLTSNTSALPDFRLSKGRPGLDKVSAVLRLKEILC